The following are encoded in a window of Nitrospiria bacterium genomic DNA:
- a CDS encoding F0F1 ATP synthase subunit C: MSDMTWFTLLSTVVSALAIALGVMFPAVAMGRAITQALDALARQPEAERSITRTLFIGLAMIESLAIYVLVIVLIILFRNPLLEYLMK, translated from the coding sequence ATGAGCGATATGACCTGGTTTACCTTGCTCTCGACCGTGGTTTCCGCACTGGCCATTGCACTGGGCGTCATGTTTCCGGCGGTTGCGATGGGCCGTGCCATTACGCAGGCGCTCGACGCACTGGCCCGGCAGCCCGAGGCGGAACGATCGATCACGCGGACCTTGTTCATCGGCCTCGCCATGATCGAATCGCTGGCCATTTACGTTCTGGTGATCGTGCTGATTATCCTGTTCAGAAACCCGCTGCTCGAATATCTGATGAAATAG
- a CDS encoding F0F1 ATP synthase subunit A, with protein sequence MATSGIFGASVFHLGPLVITQTVVTTWGILLGLSLVSWFSTRRLSLDPGPWQTVVEGAVSAIEDAVSAVLPDHSRPVLPFIGTLWIFIVTANLVGLIPGLQAPTGDLSLTAALAVLVFLSAHWYGIRTQGLKNYLRHYLTPNPILLPFHLLSEISRTIALAVRLFGNMMSLQLAALLVLLVAGFLVPVPLLLLHIVEALVQAYIFGMLALIYVAGGIQYQQLKRRGE encoded by the coding sequence ATGGCGACCTCCGGTATATTCGGCGCGTCCGTATTTCACCTCGGTCCGCTGGTGATCACCCAGACAGTCGTGACCACGTGGGGCATCCTTCTGGGGTTGTCCTTGGTTTCATGGTTTTCGACACGCCGTTTGAGCCTTGACCCCGGACCCTGGCAGACCGTCGTGGAAGGGGCCGTAAGCGCGATCGAGGACGCGGTTTCCGCCGTGTTGCCCGATCATTCCCGGCCCGTGCTTCCTTTCATCGGCACCCTGTGGATCTTCATTGTCACCGCCAATCTCGTCGGGTTGATCCCGGGCTTGCAGGCTCCGACCGGCGATTTATCGCTGACCGCGGCCCTGGCGGTTCTGGTATTCCTATCGGCACACTGGTACGGTATCCGAACCCAGGGACTGAAAAACTACCTGCGCCATTATCTGACCCCGAACCCCATCCTGCTTCCGTTCCACCTGCTCAGCGAAATCTCGCGCACCATCGCGCTGGCCGTGCGGCTGTTCGGTAATATGATGAGCCTGCAACTTGCGGCTCTCTTGGTTTTGCTGGTGGCGGGTTTCCTGGTGCCGGTGCCTCTCTTGCTGCTCCATATCGTCGAGGCCCTGGTGCAGGCCTATATCTTTGGAATGCTGGCGCTGATCTACGTGGCGGGGGGGATCCAGTATCAACAACTCAAGCGAAGGGGAGAATAG
- a CDS encoding AtpZ/AtpI family protein: protein MNRPGARQKPNQNKLKKSMERDAERMKRAEKDRPTLLAQSVYLGTLGLLMVLPMIAGAYLGRWLDGWSEGYSVRWTVSLIVLGIFIGSINVYWFIKE, encoded by the coding sequence ATGAACCGTCCAGGCGCAAGACAGAAGCCGAATCAGAATAAACTCAAAAAAAGCATGGAACGGGACGCGGAACGGATGAAACGGGCCGAGAAGGACCGTCCCACGCTGCTGGCGCAATCGGTCTATTTGGGCACCCTCGGCCTGCTGATGGTCCTGCCGATGATCGCGGGCGCGTATCTCGGCCGCTGGCTCGATGGCTGGTCTGAGGGTTACTCCGTACGCTGGACCGTCAGCCTGATCGTTCTAGGGATATTCATCGGCTCGATCAACGTCTATTGGTTCATTAAGGAATAG